Within Corynebacterium jeddahense, the genomic segment ACGACTGGTGCGAGAACCTCAAGGCGAACTGGGACGAGGCGGTCTCGCTGGTCGGCATGAACACCGCCAAGCTGTGGGGCATGTACATGGCCGGCTCGGAGTGGGGCTTCGAGCACGACGTCGTCGAGCTGCACCAGGTCATCGGCGTCAAGCTCGACGAAAACGGCTCGCGCGCCGGCACCCCCGAGCGCCGCTGGTGGAACGACTCCGTCTTTTAAGTTCTAGAGTGGCTGGCATGCGCAACACCATCTCCAAGCCGTACGCCATCGCCGCCGACTACGTCGCCATCGCCGCCTTCGCGCTCCTCGCGCGGGCGGCGCACCAGTCCGACGAGATGCCCTTCAACTTCTCCGGCTGGCTGTCCACCTTGTGGCCGTTCGCCCTCGGTGTGACGCTGGGCTGGCTGATCACCCGCGAGAACAAGGGTGGTCTCATCTGGATCATCACCGTGGTCACCGGGCTGGTGATCTGGGGCATCCGCAACGGCCGGGTTCCCCACTGGTCCTTCATCGTCGTAGCCACCACGATGTCCGCGCTGCTCATGCTCGGCTGGCGCGGGGTGGCCAAGCTGGCGAAAAAGCGCTAGCCCGCAACCAGGTGCCCCAGGTCAGGGCACTATTAGAAATCGCTCGCTTATGCGAATTTTTACAAGGGCGCGCACCCGCCACGACCGCCGCGCAACAGAAAACCCGGGCGGCCAGCGCCGCCCGGGTCTGCGCCGGAACCGCTAGAAGCTGGAGCCCCAGTTGTACAGCGGGTCGTGGTTGTTGGCTAGGAGACCGTTGACGAACACGATCACCATGCTGATGAGGTCGCCGACGATGTCAAGGGTGGAAGAGAGCATAGGAAACAAATCTTTCTACGTGTTAGAGGGGGCTGATGGTGTGCTTCTTCGGCAGGTCAAACTCCTGCTTGGAGGCTAGCTGCCGGAGGGCTCGTCGTAAAGCAATGCGGGTCTGCGAGGGCTCGATCATCTGGTCAATGTACCCCCGCTCCGCGGCGACGTACGGGGAGGTCATCTCCTGGTCGTAGAAGTCCATGAACATCTTCTTCATGGCCTCGCGCTGAACCGGGTCCTCGATCGCCGCGAGCTGCTTGCCCTGCAGCATGACCACGGCGGCCGAGGAGCCCATCACCGCGATCTGGGCGGTGGGCCACGCGAGGTTGATGTCGCCGTTCAAGTTCTTCGACCCCATCACCGCGTACGCGCCGCCGTAGGCCTTGCGCACGATGAGGGTCACCTTCGGCACGGTGGCCTCCACGCCGGCGAAGGCGAACTTCGCGCCGCGGTGGATGAGGCCTTCGCGCTCCTGCTCCACGCCAGGCAGGTAGCCCGGGGTGTCCACGACGTAGACCACGGGGATGTTGTAGGCGTCGCAGGTGCGGATGAAGCGGGCGCCCTTATCCGCGGCGTCGGCGTCGATGCAGCCCGCGAGGTAGAGCGGGTTGTTGGCCACAAAACCGACGGCGCGCCCGTCGATGCGGCCGAAGGCGCAGATGAGGTTCTCGGCGTAGTTTGCCTGCACCTCGACAAGGTCCTCGTCGTCGCCGAGCTGCACGAGCAGGTCCATCATGTCGTAGCCGGCATTCGTGTCGTCCGGCATGAAGGTGTCCAGCGCGGAGTCGTCGAGCTCCTCATCGGGCTGCGCGGCGACGACCGGGGCGGCATCGAATGTGGAGGTCGGCAGGTGCGCGAGCAGGTCGCGGACGTAGTCAAACGCCTCCTCCTCCGAGGCGACCACGGCCTGGATGTTGCCCGCCTGCTCCTGCACGCGCGCGCCGCCGAGCTCGGCGGAGGTGATGTCCTCGCCGGTGACCTCGCGGATCACGTTCGGGCCGGTGACGTACATCTCGGACTCGCCGTCGACGGCCACCACGAAGTCGGTGGTCACCGGGGCGTAGACCGCGCCACCCGCGGATTTGCCCAGCATGATCGAGATCTGCGGCACGCGGCCCGACAGCGGCAGCTGGCGTTTCGCGATCTCGGAGTACATCGCCAGCGACGTCACCGCGTCCTGGATGCGCGCGCCGCCGGAGTCCTGGATGCCGATGACGGGGCAGGAGATCTTGATCGCGAACTCCATGACCTCGGTGACCTTGCGCCCGAACGTCACGCCGACGGAGCCGCCGTAGACGGTTTTGTCGTGGGCGTAGATGGCGACGGGGCGCCCGTCGATACGCCCGTAGCCCGTGACCACGCCGTCGGAGTACACCGCGTCGGGGTCGCCGGGGGTGCGGGCGAGCGCGCCGATTTCGACGAAGGAGCCCTCGTCGAGCAGCGCGTCGATGCGCTGGCGCGGGGTGGTGCGCCCGGCCTCGTCGCGCTTCTTGCGCGAGCGCTCGGACCCGGGGTCCTGCGCCTTGTCCAGGCGCTCGCGCAGGTCGGCGAGCTTCTCCGCGGTCGAGCTTGTGCGTATCGACGACTCCGTCACTTCCGCTTCCCCTCAATCCATGCGTTCATGTGCTTGCCCACGATGCCGACAGCCGGCTCGTCGACCACGGCGAGGTGGTCGCCCGGCAGGTGGACGATGGTCAAGTCGTCCACGATAGCGCCCCAACCGCCGTCCTCGTCAATGTGCGCGTAGTTCGGCTCGAGCGTGATCGCGCCCTCGTGCATGCCCTCCGAGCGGAAGAGCAGCACCGGCACGTCGACGTCCGCCCAGCGGCGGAAATCGAGGTGGTTGAGGATCTGGTTGTCCACGAACGACGCCCGCTGGTGCTCGAGCACGCCGGCCGCGAGCCCGTGCTCGGAGGCGTTGGTGGTGGCGAGGAACTCGGTGAGCATCTCGAGCAACGCGTCCTCGCCCGCGGTCTCGAGCAGCTCGTACGGCGGCTCGAAATCGAGGCCGTACGTGTCGCTGGCGAACTTGGCGTAGCGGCCCCAGCGCGCCTTCGTCTCTTCGAGCGTGTCCGGGATCGGCTCGGAGGGCTGCGTCGTGTCCAGCAGCGAGATGAACTCGACCCGGTCGTTGCCCAGCTGGTGCGCGACCTCGTAGGCGAGCGCGCCGCCGAAGGACCAACCGGAGAGGACGACCTTGCGCCCGTCGGCAATCCGCTCGATGTCCTCGACGTACGCCTTCGCGCGGTCCTCGAGCGAGCCCTCGAGGCGCTCGATGCCGTAGACCGGCACGTCCTCCGCGAGCCGGCGCGCGAGTGGCGCGTATACGACGCTCGACCCGCCGGCCGGGTGGAACACGAACACGGGGTTCACGTCCGCCGAGCCGTCGCGGAAGACGCGGATGTTGCCGTCCACCGGGGTCTCCAGCCCCTCACGCACCATGTTCGCCAGCGGCTCGAGGGTCGCGGCACCGAGGACGTCGGCGGCGGTCACCTCGACGCCGGAGCGGTCGGCGAGGTGCGCGGCGATCTCGCCCGCCTGCTGCTCGGTGATCTCCGGCAACGGCGACGTCACGCCCGCCGCGGCGGCGCCGGCGTACTTCGCCCACGCGCCGAAGACCATGCGTTCCGACGCGTCGCGCGGCGCCACGCCCACACCCTGCGTCTTCGCGGTCGCGGCGGCCGGGTCGCGCGCCTCGTCGTTGTACGGCAGCGGCTGCGGGGCCTCGGGCTCGCCGGCCACCGCGTCCTCGACGATGCGGATGACGTCGGCGACGGAGGCGTCCCGCAGCGTCTGCACCTGCAGCGGCGGAATCTGGAAGTCGTTTTCCACCCGGTTCTTGATGCGCATGCCCATGAGGGAATCGAGGCCGAGGTCGATGAGCGGCAGCTCGTCCGGCAGGTCCTCCGGGTCGTAGCCCATGGACTCGGAGACGATGCCGCGTAGGCGCTCGGCGACGGTCTCGCCGGAGGCGGGGTCCCAGCGGACCGCCTCGACGTCCGCGTCATCAGTGCCAGCGGCGGCGGCGTCGGCGGCGTCGGCGGGGGCCGAAGGGCCGTCGTGACGCTCGGGCTCCATGACCCCCTGCACGGGCGCACCGGCGACGTCGAGGGTGGCCGCGAAGCCCTCCGCGACGAGCGCGACGCCGTCGTACACTTTCACCGCGAGCCCACCGAGCGACGCGGCGACGACAGTGGTCACCTCGCCGTCCGCGGGCAGGTAGCCGTGCTCCTCGGTGGCCACGACGCGCGCGCCCGGCGCGACCTCGGCCGCGGCGGCCTCGATGAGCTGGTGCGGGCTGTAGACCTGGTCCGCGGCGGTCGAGAACGCGACCTGCCCGTCGGGCAGGTGCACCCGCGCGCCGAGCAGCGTCGTGCGCGACGAAGACGGGCGCGCCGGCGTCCAGTGGTCCACCTGCTTGAACGCGGTCTTCGGCGCGGCGATGGCCTCGCCCGGGCCGTAGAACACGCCGAAGTCCACCGGCATGCCGCCGACGTAGAGCTTCGCGGCGAGGTCCATGAGGGACTCGAGCTCATCCACCTTGCGCTTCGTGGTGTAGAGCAGCTGGGCGTCCGGCTTGCCGGCGGCGAAGGCGGTGTTCATCATGCCCATGAGCGCCACCGGGTTCGGGGTGACCTCCACGAGGGTGGAGTGGCCCGCGGCGAACGCGGCCTCGGTGGCGTCCTGGAAGTACACCGGCTGGCGGGTCATGCGCAGGAAGTACTTGTCGTCGTGCACGACCTGGCCCGGCTGGTACACCTCGCCGCGGTCCACGGAGCTGAACAGCGGGACGCGCAGCGGCTTCGCGTCGATGCCGGCGATCTCACCGGCGAGGTCGCCCATGATTGGGTCGAGCGCGCTCGTGTGCCCGGCGCCGCGCACGTTGAGCTTGCGCGCGAACTTCTCCTCGGCGGTGAGCGCCTCCACGATGTAGTCCACGGCCTTCGACGGCCCGCCGACGGTGGTCATGCCGGGCCCCGCGTACACCGCGGGCTCGACGCCGGTCGCCTCGGGATGCTTCTCGACGAACTCCGCCAGCGCCTCCCGTGACAGCTCCACGACGGCCATCGCGCCCTCCTGGTCCGTGCCGGCGATCATCGCCTCGCCCTCGCCCATGAGGCGGGCGCGGGCGGTGGCGATGAGGATCGCGTCGCTGTCGGAGAGCCCGCCCGCGCCGTACGCCGCGGCGATCTCGCCCATGGACATGCCCATGGTCGCCGCCGGGGTGATGCCGGCGGAGGCGAGCAGGTCCGTCTGCGCGATCTGGATCGCGGTGATGGTGACCTGGCCGTTCTCGGTGTCGTACGTGAGCTCGTCGTTCTCGATGATGTCGAGCATCGACCAGCCGGCCTGGAACTTCACCATCTCGTCGAGCTCGCGCATGCGGCGCGCGAACAGCGGGGAGCGGTTGATGAGCTCCTTGGCCATCTTGCGGTGCTGGGAGCCGAAGCCGGAGTAGACGAAGACGGGGCCCATCGGGCTCGGCGCGTCGGCGACCGCGATGCCAGGGCCGATCTTGCCGTCGGCCACCTGGCGCAGGCGCTTCACGGCGTCCTCGACGGTGGCGGCCTGCACGACGGCGGCGGAGCGGCCGTGGTTGCGCTTCGCCAGCGAGCGCGCGACGGGGATGAGGTCCGCGTCGTCGCGGCCCTCGAGGAAGTCCGCCAGCCGCGCGGCAGCCTCCTTGCGGCGCGAGGGCAGCAGGCCCGTCACCGGCAGCGCCGCCGCGGCGACCCCGGTGAAGCTCGCCTCGGTTTCGGGGACGTCGACGTCGTAGTCGGCCGGGTCGAAGTCCGCGAGCACGACGTGCGCGTTCGTGCCGCCGAAGCCGAAGCCGGAGACGCCGGCGACGCGGCGGCCGGAGTAGCGCGGCCACTCGCGCGGGTCCTGCACGACCTCGATGCGCTCGGCGTCGAAGTCGACGTAGTGGTTCGGCGCGGTGAAGTTGATGGTCTCCGGGATCGTGTCGTGCTTAAGCGCCTCGAGCACCTTGATCAGCGCCACCACGCCCGCGGCGGACTCGGAGTGGCCGATGTTCGACTTCGCGGAGCCGAGCAGCAGCGGCTTCGACGCCTCGCGCCCGCGGCCGAGCACCTCGCCGAGCGCGGTGGCCTCGATCGGGTCGCCGAGGATGGTGCCGGTGCCGTGCGCCTCGACGAGGTCCACGTCGCGCGGATCCACCCCGGCGTCGGCGTAGGCGCGGCGCAGCACGTCCACCTGTGCCTCCGGGTTCGGTGCGGTGAGCCCGTTCGAGTGCCCGTCCGAGTTCGTCGCCGAGCCCTTGACCACTGCGACGATGTCGTCGCCGTCGCGCACCGCGTCCTCGACGCGCTTGAGCACGACGAAGCCCGCGGCGTCCGCGCGGACAATGCCGTCGGCGTCGTCAGAGAACGCGTGGATGCGCCCCGTCGGCGAGATGACGCCGAGCTCGGAGAACGCGAGCGAGGCAAACGGGTTGGCCAGGATGTTCACGCCGCCAGCGAGCGCCACGTCCGCCTCCCCGTCGCGCAGCGCGCGCACCGCGTGGTGCACGCTGACCAGCGACGACGAGCACGCCGTATCCACGTTCATGGACGGCCCGCGGAAGTCGAAGGCGTAGGAGATGCGGTTCGGGATCACCGCGCTCGACGCGCCGGTGAGTGCGTACGGGTGCGCCTCCGCCGGGTCCGCGGCGATGAGCATGCCGTAGTCGTTGTTCGACGAGCCCACGAACACGCCGACCGGCGTCCCGCGCAACGCGCTCGGCGCCAGCCCCGCGTCCTCGAGCGCCTCCCACGCCACCTCGAGCATGATGCGCTGCTGCGGATCCATGTTCTGCGCCTCAAGCGGGGAGACGCCGAAGAACTCGTGGTCGAACGACGCGATGCCGTCCATATACCCGCCGTCGGTGTTCTCCTCCGCCATCTTCGTTCGCACGACCGGGTCGCCGAGGTACTCGTCCCACCGCGGCGCGGGGAGGGGCCGGGTGGCCGAGCGGCCGTCGAGAAGCAACTGCCAAAACTCGTCGTTGTCCCGCGCGCCGGGGAAGCGCCCGGCCGAGCCGACGACCGCGATGTCGTGGGTCGCGGGAGTTGTCGCGGTTGCGTGACGACGCACCTCCGGCGCCTCCGGCACCGCCCCCCGCGGGGCCGTGAGCGCCTTGGCCAGCGACGCCACGGTCGGGTACTGATAGGCGATGGTCGGGTCGACGTGGCGGCCGAGCAGCGTTTCCAGCTCCCCGGAAAGGATGACCGCGTCGCGCGAGGCCAGCCCGTACGTCTCCAGCGGCGTGGCGGGGTCGACAGCGTCGACACCCGTGGCACCCTGGACCCAACTGGTGAGCCACTGAATCAGATCATGCTCGTTCATAACAGTTCAGAGTATCGCCCGCCGTGACCGTTTCGTTACTTGGAACCTGCGTGTTCGCGCTCGGTGAACCGCTTCGCGTTCACCCGGCGCGCGATTTTGCCCGCCGAGGAGCGCGCGATACCGCCCGGCTCGGTGAACTCGATGACCTCGGGCGAGACGCCGTGGTTCGTGGTCACGGCGGAGCGGATGGCGTCCTCGGCCGCGGCGTCGCCGTCGGCGTCGGCGCCGTCCGCGCGCTCGGCGAGGATGATGAGGCGCTCCACGTCGTCGCCCGGCACAGCAAACGCGGCGACGGCGTCGGTACGCACGTGGTCGCTCGCCTCCATGACGGTGGCCTCGATGTCCTGCGGGTAGTGGTTGCGCCCGGCCACGACGACGAGGTCCTTCACGCGGCCGGTGATGTAGAGGTGCCCGTCGAGCACGACGCCGAGGTCCCCGGTGGCGCACCAGTTGTCCCGCGGCAGGCCCTCCTGGAGCGTCTCGCCGATGGTGTTGTGGAAGGTCGCCTCCGTCTCCTCGGGGCGGTCGAGGTAGCCCGCGGCGACGTTGCCGCCGTTGACCCAGATCTCGCCGATCTCGCCCTCGGGCAGCTCGTTGCGGGTGTCTTCGGTGTCCACGATGGCGAAGTGCATCCACTTCACCGGCTGCCCGTTCGACGCCATGGGCACCCCGCCGTCCGCCGGCACGGCCCTGCCGTCCGCGAGTGCGTCGCGGTCGAACTCGACGAACTTCGGCCGATCCTGCGTGCGGTCCGTGGCCACGAGCAGCGTCGTCTCCGCGAGCCCGTAGGAGGGGCGCAGCACGGTACGGTCGAGCCCGGACGCCCCGAACGCCTCGATGAACGCGTCCACGCCGGGCTTGGTCACTGACTCGGAGCCGACGATGATGCAGTCCACCGCGGAGAAGTCGTACTCGGACGGGTCCGCCGGCGCGGCGTAGCGGGCCGAGAGGTCGAGCGCGAAGTTGGGGATGCAGCTGTAGATGTGCAGATCCTGCGGGTCGTCCTCGCGCCGGGAGAGGCGCTCGACCCACCGCTTCGGCTGCTGGACGAAGTCGCGTGGCGCGAACAGCTCGAGCTCCTGGCCCAGCACCACGCCGATCACGGCCACGATCACTCCCATGTCGTGGTGCAAGGGCAGCCAGGTGGGGATGCGCAGGGGCGTAGTGAACTGCAGCGCCTCGTTGATCTGCAGCACGTCCGTCACCAGCGCCTCGTTGGTGATGATCACGCCGGCGGGGTTGCGCGTCGAGCCCGAGGTGTACTGCAAGAAGCACACCTGCGCGCCCGTGTCCTCCCCGTCGACCGGGGCGATGGGCTGCCAGGACTCGGCGAGCGAGTCCGGCAGCGAGTCCACCACGAGGATGCGGGGGCGCTCGGCGGCGGGCAGCTCGGCGAAGTGGGCGCGCACCGCTGCCGCGCCGGCGCCGTTGGTGACCACGACGCGCACGGCAGCGTCGTCAAGCACTGCCTTGAGGTGCCCCTCGTGCCCGGGCTCGTTCGGGTCGTAGAGCGGCACCGGCACGAGGCCGGCGTAGAGCGCGCCCATGAAGCCGAAGAGGTACTCGGCGGAGTTGGCCGCCATGATGGCCACGCGCTCCCCCGGCTGCCCGATCTGCGCGAGGCGGGCCGCGACTGCCTTGATGCGGGTGTTCACCTCGGTGCGGGTGTAGGTGGTCACCTCGCCGTCGGGGGCGGAGGAGAAGTCCCAGTCGCGGATGTTCACCGCGTCGCCTTTCCCCGCCTCGAGGTGGGCCTGGTAGAGCATCTCCGCGAGCCGCGGGAGGGTGAAGTGCTCCGGCAGCGCGATGGCCCCGTCCGCGCCGATGAATTGGGCAGTCAGCTGCTGCAGGTCCATCCGAACCCCTTTCTCGTACATATGTAAACGAATTCGCCTACATACTCTCTACCACACCGCGCACCCAATGTACCGTCCATTCCGACGCCGTCGTTCCCGGAATCACGCCCGGGTTCGTCGCGTACAGGGAGTGGTTGCCGTTCGCGGCGATGAGCGCCCGCGCCCGCTCCACCGCGTTTCCCACGTTGAGCGGGGCGTCGCAGACCGTGTCGTCGGGCGCGCAGATCTCGTAGGCGCGGTCCGCCACCACCCCGAACCCGCCGGGGCGCGGGCCCGTGAGCGTCGCGCCCGGGGTGACGGTGTCCGCCACCCGCTGCAGCGGCTGCAGCGCGATCTCCGCACCGGTACCCTTCACGTCCACGCCGGGGTTGACGCCCACGCCGTTCTCGCGCCGGCCGTCCGCGATCATCACCGCGCCGAGCAGCCGCTCCGGCGCGATCGGCCCGGCACTGTTGCCGATCTGGGAGGTCACGTCGCCCGCGATCACCGCCCCCTGCGAGAACCCGGCGATGATGAATTTCGTCGTCGGGCACGTCTGGGCCACGAACCGCAGCTCCCCGGACAGCTTCGCGGTGCCCTCCGCGCGCGAGTCGTCGTACGTCATCTCCGCGCGGCCACGCTCCGTCTGGATGTTGCGGAACTGCGCCGTGTACGGGACGGTGAACACGCGCACGCGACCGATGTCGTAGGCCTCCTGCAGCGGCTTCGTAATAGTGAGCATGTAGCTCGCCGGGTTCGCCTGCGGGTTGAACGGGTCGTCGTCGGCGGAGGACTCCCACGTGCCCGGCACGGAGACCACCTCCACGGCGGGGCACCACTCGGGCTCGGCGGGCGTCGTCGTGGTCGCCGCCGTCTCCGGGGCCGGGCTACTCGACGTGCCCAGTGGCCCGCCCGCGTTCGGCAGCTCCCCCTCGGACCCCGTCCGCCACTGGTAGATGCCCAGCCCGATGAGGGCGAGCACCACGAGCACCGCAGCGACGACGAATACGTTGCGCGATCTGCGCATACCTTGAGGCTCCTTTCTGCTAGGAGCAGAGGTTGGCGCGCGCGGTGTCGCTCAGCAGGGCGGCCACGGCGGACGCGTCCATGTCGGTGCGGCGCTGCTCCACGAGCTGCCCGGCGACCGCGTCGCGGGTAATCGGATCGTTCGCGCACACGGTAGCGCCGGTGGCTGTGAGCTGATCCTCAATACCGTCGACGTTGACTCCACTTTCCTTGAGATGGTCCAGGTACGCCTGCTCCTGCGGCGAGTAGGTGGGCACCATCGTCGCCGGCGCGTCCACCTCGCGCGCCGGCTGGTCCTCGTAGGAGCCCTCGCGTATCGACGTGCTCCGCTCCGTCACCGTCGCCGTCGAGGCCGACGTGGTTGCGGTCGCGGTTGCGTCGGTCGCGCCCGTGGACGCCGCCGCGGTGGTGCTCGTCGCCCCGGACTCCGTCACGTCGTCCGAGTCCACGGTCGCGCCGCCGCACGCGGCGAGCGTTGCGGCGCTGGCGAACGTCGCCAAGCAAAATGCGAACTTGCGCACTACTTCTTCCTTACGTTGACCTGGCCGTTGACCTGCTCGATCGTGCCGCGCTGGAAGTCGATGGTCAGGCCGCCGGCGGGGATCTTCGCCATGTCCTTAACCGGCCAGCCCAGCTCGCCCTGCTCGTAGCCGCGCTTACCCCACTCGTCGAAGATGTCGCCGGTGAGGACTGTGTGCGCGCCTGTCGCCGCGGACCAGTAGATGTTGCCGTGCTCGAAGGCCTGGAAGAAGCCGCCCTTGACCGCGACCTCGTTCGCCGTCGGGTAGCCCAGCTCGGAGGTGGCGGTGCCGATCTCGCCGTACTTCTCCCCGATCGCGCCGTGGACAATGAAGTGGCTGCCGTCCGGGTTGCGGGTGAGGTAGCCGCCCTGGAACTTCTGCACGTAACCCTTGCCCACCTGGTTAGCCTCGGCCACCGGGTACTTCAGGTCGCCCGTTTCATAGCCGTTCTTGCCCCAGGCCTCGAACATGTCGCCCGGGATAGCGTAGGCGCCGGTCTCCGCGGTCCAGTAGACGGAGCCGTTCTGGAAGTGGACGAAGCGCCCCTTGCCATCCGGCGTCTGCGTCTCGCCCGTGACCGGGAAGCCGAGCCAGCCGGACGCGCCGCCGAGCGCGTTGTACTTGGCCAGGATCGCGCCGTAGAGGGCGTGCGCGCCGGTCCCGGGCGACCAGAACGCGGTGCCGCCGCGGAAGTCCTGCGCCTTGCCCTTCGTGTCCTTGCCGGTGTCGTACTCGTCGTTGACGCAGGTGCCGATGACGCCGGAGGTGGTCTCTTCCGCGATCGCGCCGACCGGGGTGCACTTCGAGCCACGGTCCGCCTCGGCGACGTTGAGCGCGTTGGCGATGAACGGCCACGCCTGCGCCATCTCGAACTGCCAGTACTCCCAGGAGTGGACGCCGGACGGGCGGAAGCGCACGATCGGCTTCACGCTCGTGCGGCTGGCGTAGTCCACAAACGTCTGGGTGGACAGGCGCGAGAGCACCTCGAGGCCGACGCCGGCCGGGTTGGCCTGGCCCTTAGCCACGGACTCGGCGGCGCCGAAGTCGTCGCGACCGGAACCCGCGGAGACGTAGACCGTCATGTCCTTGAGGTTCTCGATGCCCAGCTTCGGGTCGTGGTCGATCCAGTCCTGCGAGCCGAGCGGGCCCCACATTGCCTCGGCGTTGTAGCCACCGGCGTCGAGCTGCGCCGCCTTGATCGCGGTGGGCATGCCGGTGGTCGTCGTATCCAGGTAGCCCGAGAACGAGCCGACGAAGTTGAACAGCTGCGGGTTGCGCTCGGCGAGGTTGACCGCCGCGGTGCCGCCCATGGACAGGCCGGTCACCGCGCGGTGGCCGTTCGAGCGGAACTCGTTGTTGAGCACCGGGATGAGCTCCTTGGTCAGGAACGTCTCCCACATGTAGTGCTTGCCGTTGTTCTCGCGCTGCCAGTCCGAGTAGAAGGAGGACTCGCCGCCCACCGGGAGGATGACGTTGACGTTCTTATCGGCGTAGAACTGCTCGATGTTCGTCTCGATGGTCCAGCCGTTCTCGTCGTCGCGGGCGCGCAGGCCGTCGAGCGCCCAGACCTCGGGGAACTTCGCGGTCGGGTTGGAGTGCCAGTCGCGCGCGAGCAGGATCTGCACCTGGATCGGGTGCTCCGGCATGGCGGCCGACTTGATAAAGACGGCGACGCGGCGGTTCGTGATCCACTCGATGCGGTCCACCGACACGCCCGCGGGCAGGCCCGGCACCACGGGGTTCTGCTCCACCTCGATCGGGGTGCGCTTCGGCGGGTCCGAGGGGCGCAGGCCGTCGGACAGCCCGCGGTTCGAGGAGAGGGCGGTCAGGTCGGAGGAGGACGACTGCGCCTGGGCGTTCGTGCCTACCGACGTCGCCAGCGCCGGAGCCAGCGTCAGCGCAAGGGCCGCTGGCAGCGCGAGGGCGGCCGGCAATTTCGCGGCCGACAGCCTGGTTGGGGTGGTCCGGTTGTCTCGCATGAGTCTCCTACCTCGTCGGGCTACTAGTGTCACAACAGTATCGCTTAAAGCTTAAGTTTCACTTGAAGCTTTAGTCGTAAGCGACACGCGTTGCGTTACGTGCGGTGCGCGAGGTGTTGGTCCGTGCGGGGGCGTTCTGTGGCGCGGTCCCAGCCCCCAGAATCGCCCGCCGCCCGCCCCCCAGCCCCCCAGAATCGCCAAATCCAGCTACTAAGACCCAGCTAATCGGTCCCAAATGGCGATTAGCTGGGTCTTGGTAGCTGGAAACAGCCAAAAAGGGGCGGGCGGGGCGGGCGGGTCGGGGCGGGCGGGCGGGGCGGGCGGGACCGAACAGCCCCGGCCGAACAGCCCCGGCCGAACAGCGCCGACGCGCGAGCCCGCCCTACCAGGCGTTCATCACGTTGAGGATGCGCGGCTTCGTCGCCTCGAGCTGCGAGCCGAACTGGTCCCAGTTGTGCAGGCCCGTCGGCGTGTACACGGCGGTGTGCTTCACGCCGATGGCGGTCGCCTTCGCGTCCCACGCGTGGGTGGTCGCGTTCGCGATGGACTCCAGGGCGATGCCCGCGGCGCGGTGCTGGGGCAGGTACTTCTCGTCGGCCGGGCCTGGGATCGCGGAGCCGGCGGAGACGTACACGTCGGTGTTGCGCAGGTTGCCCATGTTGAGGAACGGGTCGTTCTCGAAGCGGCGCGGGTTGAGGGAGGAGCCCCACATGGCGTTGACGTTGAACCGGCCGGCGTCGAGAAGAGCGGCGCGCACGGCGGTCTGGGCACCCGGGATGGTGGTGGTGAGGTACCCGGAGTACGACAGCGTCTGGCGGAACTGGTTCGTGTGCAGCGCGGCGAGATTGATCGCGGCCGTGCCGCCCATGGACAGGCCGAGGATGGAGTTGTTCGTCGGGGAGACGCCGAAGTTGCGCTGCAGGTACGGCGGCAGCTCCTTGGTCAGGAACGTATCCCACTTGTAGGTGACGGGG encodes:
- a CDS encoding FadD32-like long-chain-fatty-acid--AMP ligase is translated as MDLQQLTAQFIGADGAIALPEHFTLPRLAEMLYQAHLEAGKGDAVNIRDWDFSSAPDGEVTTYTRTEVNTRIKAVAARLAQIGQPGERVAIMAANSAEYLFGFMGALYAGLVPVPLYDPNEPGHEGHLKAVLDDAAVRVVVTNGAGAAAVRAHFAELPAAERPRILVVDSLPDSLAESWQPIAPVDGEDTGAQVCFLQYTSGSTRNPAGVIITNEALVTDVLQINEALQFTTPLRIPTWLPLHHDMGVIVAVIGVVLGQELELFAPRDFVQQPKRWVERLSRREDDPQDLHIYSCIPNFALDLSARYAAPADPSEYDFSAVDCIIVGSESVTKPGVDAFIEAFGASGLDRTVLRPSYGLAETTLLVATDRTQDRPKFVEFDRDALADGRAVPADGGVPMASNGQPVKWMHFAIVDTEDTRNELPEGEIGEIWVNGGNVAAGYLDRPEETEATFHNTIGETLQEGLPRDNWCATGDLGVVLDGHLYITGRVKDLVVVAGRNHYPQDIEATVMEASDHVRTDAVAAFAVPGDDVERLIILAERADGADADGDAAAEDAIRSAVTTNHGVSPEVIEFTEPGGIARSSAGKIARRVNAKRFTEREHAGSK
- a CDS encoding cutinase family protein, whose translation is MRRSRNVFVVAAVLVVLALIGLGIYQWRTGSEGELPNAGGPLGTSSSPAPETAATTTTPAEPEWCPAVEVVSVPGTWESSADDDPFNPQANPASYMLTITKPLQEAYDIGRVRVFTVPYTAQFRNIQTERGRAEMTYDDSRAEGTAKLSGELRFVAQTCPTTKFIIAGFSQGAVIAGDVTSQIGNSAGPIAPERLLGAVMIADGRRENGVGVNPGVDVKGTGAEIALQPLQRVADTVTPGATLTGPRPGGFGVVADRAYEICAPDDTVCDAPLNVGNAVERARALIAANGNHSLYATNPGVIPGTTASEWTVHWVRGVVESM
- a CDS encoding alpha/beta hydrolase — encoded protein: MNARSSVRRKLTAVLATVASAAAVVVGAPQASAANRDWLRPDSTGMCEWDRVGFWVQRCTVWSPAMNRHITVQIQPAQRGGNAGLYMLDGLRATEITNAWVNDVNAARTFKDNNITLVMPVGGESSFYTDWNAPATYDFNNPVTYKWDTFLTKELPPYLQRNFGVSPTNNSILGLSMGGTAAINLAALHTNQFRQTLSYSGYLTTTIPGAQTAVRAALLDAGRFNVNAMWGSSLNPRRFENDPFLNMGNLRNTDVYVSAGSAIPGPADEKYLPQHRAAGIALESIANATTHAWDAKATAIGVKHTAVYTPTGLHNWDQFGSQLEATKPRILNVMNAW
- a CDS encoding alpha/beta hydrolase-fold protein — translated: MRDNRTTPTRLSAAKLPAALALPAALALTLAPALATSVGTNAQAQSSSSDLTALSSNRGLSDGLRPSDPPKRTPIEVEQNPVVPGLPAGVSVDRIEWITNRRVAVFIKSAAMPEHPIQVQILLARDWHSNPTAKFPEVWALDGLRARDDENGWTIETNIEQFYADKNVNVILPVGGESSFYSDWQRENNGKHYMWETFLTKELIPVLNNEFRSNGHRAVTGLSMGGTAAVNLAERNPQLFNFVGSFSGYLDTTTTGMPTAIKAAQLDAGGYNAEAMWGPLGSQDWIDHDPKLGIENLKDMTVYVSAGSGRDDFGAAESVAKGQANPAGVGLEVLSRLSTQTFVDYASRTSVKPIVRFRPSGVHSWEYWQFEMAQAWPFIANALNVAEADRGSKCTPVGAIAEETTSGVIGTCVNDEYDTGKDTKGKAQDFRGGTAFWSPGTGAHALYGAILAKYNALGGASGWLGFPVTGETQTPDGKGRFVHFQNGSVYWTAETGAYAIPGDMFEAWGKNGYETGDLKYPVAEANQVGKGYVQKFQGGYLTRNPDGSHFIVHGAIGEKYGEIGTATSELGYPTANEVAVKGGFFQAFEHGNIYWSAATGAHTVLTGDIFDEWGKRGYEQGELGWPVKDMAKIPAGGLTIDFQRGTIEQVNGQVNVRKK